The following is a genomic window from Doryrhamphus excisus isolate RoL2022-K1 chromosome 3, RoL_Dexc_1.0, whole genome shotgun sequence.
TTTGGGAAGGAGCGAGATGCCGCCATTAAGAAGCTGGCCTCCGAGGCTGGCGTGGAGGTGACGGTCCGCATTTCCCACACGCTCTATGACTTGGACAGGTGAGTTCCCCCGACCACCTCACCCCCCCAGCCACCCACCAATCATGTCTAATTCCCCCCTTGTAGGATCATCGAGTTGAACGGGGGTCAGTCCCCCCTCACCTACAAGCGCTTCCAGACCCTCATTAGCCGAATGGACGCTGTGGAAGTGCCCGCCGAATTCATCACGGCCGAGATCATGGGGAAGTGCTCCACGCCGCTGTCCGACGACCACGACGACAAATTTGGGGTACCGTCGCTGGAGGAGCTGGGTGAGTGACGACGGGGATGATGCCGAAGAGCCGGTGAacttggtatcacgtgatggtCCTCTTGCAGGGTTCGACACAGAAGGATTGTCGTCGGCCGTGTGGCCGGGAGGAGAAACCGAAGCTCTCACACGGCTGGAGAGGCATCTGGAGAGGAAGGTGGGTCAATTGAAATATTTAACCTCAGATCCACGTTTTACCTTCGTCCACCCTTTCCCCATGATAGGCCCAGAAAGTCAAACTTCCTTAGAATTTTGCAGGCTGGATCTCATTTTTATTGGCTGTAAGCTTTAGATTGACGTATCAGTCATTCAGCGCAGATGTTGCATTCAGAGACAGAGCCATCCATACACCAGTGTTTACTCAGAGAAATATCACGACTGAACATGCATTATTTTGCCACACGGTATTAGATAGTGTGAAATATTTGCTCACACGTGTCCAATGTGTGTAAGAAATATCATATTTTCttcacttttcattcattcattcattttctaccacttatcctcacgagggtcgcgggggttgctggagcctatcccagctgtcttcgggcgagaggcggggtacaccctggactggtggccagccaatcacagggcacaatagacaaacaacctttttcgggcgagccagccaatcacagggcacatatagacaaacgaccattcccacccacattcatacctatggacaatccggagtggccaattaacctagcatgtttttggaatgggggtggGAACCGGAGTATGTGCAGAGTATaccaacgcatgcacagggagaacatgcaaactccacacagagatggccgagggtggaactcaAGTCCATAAATTGCAATCTACTCATTTAATTATTACGATGTAACCTTCAATGCTCCTGACGAGGCTACACCTTTCTGTACTCTGTGTGTAAGCTACCGGCCACGCCTCCACCCAAAAGAGGCTGTGCTGTACGGCTGACAAAAGGAGTGTACCTCATTAGGCCTGTTTGGAAGAGGGAGATGAGGGAAACAGACGTGCACACACATGGCAATTGTCATTTATGCTGTGATTGATTAATTATTTAGTACTCGGGAGTATTTAGGAGTATTTAGTACTTATTTAGTATTGAGGAGATTTATTTCAGAACCTTTAATCTAGCGAGACCTCGGGCTAATAACGTCCTCAGATCTGAACTTCAACAGCCACATGAAATCAATAACCTCAAAATAAACCTTGCCAAAGTCAATGGACTAGTGTCTAAGCCTGATTTCGAGGGTCTGATCTATGCCTGGTCTCCAGCAGGCCAGACTACTGTATCGGCCCTCTCAAATCGAGTTGCAAGACCGCTGCAGTGCGTCCACAATGCTGAtgctcgagtcctgactagaaccaggaaatatgAGCATCTTAGTACAGTACTCATGTCCCTGTAATGAGAGAATAGTCGTGTGTACAAGTCTTTTTTCGTGGTCTAGCACATCTCGAGGCACATAAACACGGTGAAGCTGCGTTTCAGTTGCCGCCAAAATCTGGGCCAGTCAGAAAATGTGTGACGGTCCTCAACTTTGGCGGTGTTCAAACACAGGCTGAAAAGACTTGGGGCTTAAGAGGTTAAAGACTCCAGTAGATCTCTGTGGTCCAAGTTGACTGGCATGTACACTCATTGTCGCCCCTCAGGCTTGGGTGGCCAACTTTGAGCGTCCCAGAATGAACGCCAACTCTCTTCTGGCCAGCCCCACCGGCCTCAGCCCGTACCTGCGCTTTGGTTGCCTCTCCTGTCGGCTGTTTTACTTCAAGCTCACCGACCTCTACAGGAAGGTACGTCTGCAGACAAACACCGATTCTCCTCCGACTCGATCCATGAACCGCTCCCCCACAGGTGAAGAAGAACAGCTCGCCCCCGCTTTCGCTCTACGGCCAGCTGCTGTGGCGCGAGTTCTTCTACACGGCGGCCACCAACAACCCCTGCTTCGACAAGATGGAGAGCAACCCCATCTGCGTGCAAATCCCGTGGGACCGCAATGCCGAGGCGCTGGCCAAATGGGCCGAGGGCCGCACCGGCTTCCCCTGGATTGACGCCATCATGACCCAGCTGAGGCAGGAGGGCTGGATCCACCACCTGGCCCGGCACGCCGTGGCCTGCTTCCTGACACGAGGGGACCTGTGGATCAGCTGGGAGGAAGGCATGAAGGTGAGACGAGAGAAGATTGACTTCACTTCAAAGTGGAGAAGATCTCACTTTTGCGTGTGTTGTGGAGGTGTTTGAGGAGCTGCTGCTGGACGCCGACTGGAGCGTGAACGCCGGCAGCTGGATGTGGCTCTCCTGCAGCTCCTTCTTCCAGCAGTTCTTCCACTGCTACTGCCCCGTCGGCTTCGGGCGCCGCACCGACCCCAATGGAGACTACATAAGGTGTGTCGCACACTCCATACAGGACTGGAATCTACCTGTGGTGGCCGTGGATTCTGGGGGGTCATGTTTATTGTAGTTAGCCATATGCGTGTAATTGTGACAGACTGTGGGAGAGGAgtcaaaaaaagtgaaattcaGCTAACCAATCTGCCTCATCACACAGGCGCTACCTGCCCATCCTGAGGGGATTCCCGGCCAAGTACATCTACGATCCCTGGAACGCTCCGGAGGCTGTGCAAAAGGCGGCCAAATGCATCATCGGCGTGCATTACCCCAAGCCCATGGTGCACCACGCTGAGGCCAGCCGCCTCAACATTGAGCGCATGAAGCAGATCTACCAGCAGCTCTCCTGCTACCGAGGCCTCGGTGAGGACCAGGAACCTCGGCAGGAACCAAGACCTCTGGCTGTGAAGGCTTATCCCTACGTCTGATTCTGCAGGTCTGCTGGCGTCTGTTCCCTCCACCTCCAATGGAAACAGCAACACCAAGCCGTCCTCGGACGTGATGGGATACTCGGTTGACGCGCCTCATGACACCACAGGTCCATCGGGTAAGACGGCGTCGAagcgctctctctctttctctgctCATTCGTGACGTCCTGTTATTTGTGTACTTCCAGGCTATCAGATGCCGGCGCAGTCCCAAGGAGACTGGCAAAGCGGCGTCATGATGTACCTGCAGGGGGACTCCCAGAGCAGCATGGCCGCCCATCAGCAGGGTAGGCGGGGCTTTATTGAAAAGTCTAATGATAATAAGATAGAGAATTTACacgagtgcccccccccccaatatcaAAGTGTCCCCTGCATAGTTTGATTTTGCAGTCAAGTTGGGGCGCCGCTGTGATACGTGCTTGTTCATGTTCCAGGTTATGTCAGCGCCGGCATGATGTGTTACCCTCAAAGCCGACACAGTCCCGCGCTTCAGAAAGGTAAAGGTGACCACGGTAAACCATAATTCAGTTCACACCTTCAGGCCACTAGGTGGTGCTGGTGCAGGGTGAACTCGAGTAGAACTAGATcaagggtcggcaacctttactgtcaaaagagccattttaccccctcgctcactaaagaaaaatataatcatcttggttaaacccaACACCTGAAGAAATATTGCCGAATTGCAAGTCTCCAAAGATTTTAAttgaaagtcagatttttttttccaaagcttattacaaagatgcgtattttccccattcgggtgttaaaacaaaatacctgAGCATTGCGaatggagccacaacaaagaggctgaagagccacatgtggcaatggagccgtgggttgctgacccctgaactAGACCAACTAGAACTAGAGCTACAGGAACTCGctctgtacacagaacacatgcagGGCATATAAAGTACAGTAGTAGTACTCTTTTGCTGCgttttccacatttttcctTGATTAGGTTGTGAgagaagtttaaaaaataaagagtCAACATACTCTTAATATCTAATGTTTTATTGCTCATAGTTCATTTATAGCTCATATTGTTGTTGCCGCTCgaatacccagcatgccttgggcatttgtaaataagatgGATGTGATTAGCGCTTACTGTCGTTACTGTCTATCACTCACGTCGTAGTAGTTGTTGACTTACTATGTGATGCTggaacttgctgtggatgtgttatgttttttttgttttgttgcaccgtgaccAAGTGTTGTTCTGTTTGATGACCATctacatttagaaggtcacttAAAATCaggaaaatttaaataataggAGG
Proteins encoded in this region:
- the cry1a gene encoding cryptochrome circadian regulator 1a translates to MVVNTIHWFRKGLRLHDNPSLKESLLGADTVRCIYILDPWFAGSSNVGINRWRFLLQSLEDLDSSLRKLNSRLFVIRGQPTDVFPRLFKEWKISRLSYEYDSEPFGKERDAAIKKLASEAGVEVTVRISHTLYDLDRIIELNGGQSPLTYKRFQTLISRMDAVEVPAEFITAEIMGKCSTPLSDDHDDKFGVPSLEELGFDTEGLSSAVWPGGETEALTRLERHLERKAWVANFERPRMNANSLLASPTGLSPYLRFGCLSCRLFYFKLTDLYRKVKKNSSPPLSLYGQLLWREFFYTAATNNPCFDKMESNPICVQIPWDRNAEALAKWAEGRTGFPWIDAIMTQLRQEGWIHHLARHAVACFLTRGDLWISWEEGMKVFEELLLDADWSVNAGSWMWLSCSSFFQQFFHCYCPVGFGRRTDPNGDYIRRYLPILRGFPAKYIYDPWNAPEAVQKAAKCIIGVHYPKPMVHHAEASRLNIERMKQIYQQLSCYRGLGLLASVPSTSNGNSNTKPSSDVMGYSVDAPHDTTGPSGYQMPAQSQGDWQSGVMMYLQGDSQSSMAAHQQGYVSAGMMCYPQSRHSPALQKGPEHHSSAPVSSKRHCEDSGNGKSSKVQRH